One Paenibacillus sp. FSL W8-0186 genomic window carries:
- a CDS encoding glycosyltransferase → MTRRLVIDIRFNNMGMCKDRLTRPWVEHRIKLFRDLTMNSLMHQTNQDFLTMLKYDPRSHDVIYEVLRDLQIDLPDNIRFVPVGEIDQAVSEYIQGADELYIARTDSDDLLHRTYFQRLHEYQHQPETWALLNQHGYYWDRDHNVMAPKFYASPQFYVLIYNVQSYLKGDRYTVRDHGHVIKFPHEKLAGRNWVNVVHSTNTSPKKVPEEQRMKHEEIKAVLQDYKSGL, encoded by the coding sequence TTGACTAGGCGGCTGGTTATCGATATTCGGTTCAATAACATGGGCATGTGCAAGGATCGATTGACCCGGCCTTGGGTAGAGCATCGGATCAAGCTGTTTCGGGATTTGACGATGAATAGCCTAATGCACCAAACGAATCAGGATTTTCTCACGATGCTTAAATACGACCCAAGATCGCATGACGTGATATATGAGGTGCTTCGCGATCTTCAAATTGATTTGCCGGATAATATTCGCTTTGTTCCTGTCGGAGAGATTGATCAGGCGGTTTCTGAATACATTCAAGGAGCGGATGAATTATATATTGCCAGAACAGACTCGGATGATCTGCTCCATCGGACTTATTTTCAAAGATTGCATGAATATCAGCATCAGCCTGAGACCTGGGCTTTGCTTAATCAGCATGGTTACTACTGGGATCGGGATCATAACGTAATGGCTCCGAAATTTTATGCTTCCCCGCAATTTTACGTACTGATCTACAACGTCCAAAGTTATTTGAAGGGCGACCGATATACAGTCAGAGACCATGGCCATGTCATCAAATTTCCGCATGAGAAGCTTGCTGGGCGCAATTGGGTCAACGTCGTGCATTCTACGAATACATCTCCTAAGAAGGTACCGGAGGAGCAGCGGATGAAGCACGAGGAGATCAAGGCCGTATTGCAGGATTACAAGTCCGGTTTGTAG